Proteins co-encoded in one Pyxidicoccus xibeiensis genomic window:
- a CDS encoding sensor histidine kinase, which produces MKMPESNLVAAVDRMSRALERLAAAPPVVAVLEELLRQASATLGAPGAFICWWGDAGCLRTLVTPDVPEDPAAICAQRLLERAPGPSETPRPYVAVDLEADALLADEPEARRRLGAGALLSLPIFFSAGRGAAGVLVVVFREARGMTDEDIKRFGLYARLAGLALERERMVENTRQSVLQARAEVEQAEVQRLSRIQTVTEAFGRALTRDEVARVVLELGLPAVGAVGGMVHLLDAGGTAVELTASVGVPEELVAPMRVLPRGGKDLPGYEAVRTGAPVWLESADEVRTRYPRLAPLVASGRMRSLVLLPLYVEGRIFGTLGFGFAEAKRFSALERTSITGLARQCGQALERSRLYERERTARLQAEAAGRRLRLLADASALVAGSLEWEETVAGVARLALGTFADGCTVDSFEDGVVRRLAVLHADAALAPGALELMRAAPEAPHSTLLAEVLATGRSRMMTRASVQEPKARAAGAERAWSGEVGRAPGVEEAWPGEVGRAPGAEAARPVEVVRAPGAEAARPVEVVRAPGAEAERAWSGEVGRAPGVEQPQAGGSTHAPGSGEGSTGEAAHPRAVGSLLLTPLVARQRTLGALTFVRGEEQPPFDDADLALGEELAGRAALAIDNARLLRKARVAEEESRRSAARLHILVQVSQLIAEAGLDLPTVLDVLARKVSEAIGDACVLQLLSADREHLEVVSIHHPDPQARGVLEESLWRCPPQVGEGLSGRVAATGQTLFVPRLTAQELHGERLPECVSFLERYGPQSVIIAPLGARGRVLGTLAVMREAQGREYTLEERALLESLAARAALAIEDARLYGAATQAVRARDELLSVAGHELKSPLNALQLQIHLLARMAKEAMAASGLAERAEKAARASQRLGLLIDDLLDVSRISAGRLSLQCEEVDLSALARELVSRMSEELVRAGSEVRMSLDGPVTGHWDRLRLEQVLVNLLSNAAKYGAGRPVMVSVDTQGPVARLVVRDEGIGVPPEDQERIFERFERSASVQHFKGLGLGLWITKRIVEAHGGSIRVESQPGAGSTFTVELPLGGGRISSPRD; this is translated from the coding sequence ATGAAGATGCCCGAGAGCAACCTGGTGGCCGCGGTGGACCGCATGTCGCGGGCGCTGGAGCGGCTCGCGGCGGCACCGCCCGTGGTGGCGGTGCTGGAGGAGCTGCTGCGCCAAGCCTCCGCCACGCTGGGCGCGCCCGGTGCGTTCATCTGCTGGTGGGGTGACGCGGGCTGCCTGCGCACGCTCGTCACGCCGGATGTGCCCGAGGACCCCGCGGCCATCTGCGCCCAGCGGCTGCTGGAGCGCGCGCCCGGGCCTTCCGAGACGCCCCGGCCGTATGTCGCGGTGGACCTGGAAGCGGACGCGCTGCTGGCGGACGAGCCCGAGGCGCGGCGCCGGCTGGGCGCGGGGGCGCTCCTGTCGCTGCCCATCTTCTTCTCCGCGGGCCGGGGCGCCGCCGGGGTGCTGGTGGTGGTCTTCCGCGAGGCGCGGGGGATGACGGACGAGGACATCAAGCGCTTCGGCCTCTATGCGCGGCTGGCCGGGCTGGCGCTGGAGCGCGAGCGGATGGTGGAGAACACCCGCCAGTCCGTGCTGCAGGCGCGCGCGGAGGTGGAGCAGGCCGAGGTGCAGCGGCTCAGCCGCATCCAGACGGTGACGGAGGCCTTCGGCCGCGCGCTCACCCGTGACGAGGTGGCGCGCGTGGTGCTGGAGCTGGGCCTGCCCGCGGTGGGCGCGGTGGGTGGCATGGTGCACCTGCTCGACGCGGGCGGGACGGCGGTGGAGTTGACGGCGTCGGTGGGCGTGCCCGAGGAGCTGGTGGCGCCGATGCGCGTGCTGCCTCGGGGCGGGAAGGATTTGCCGGGCTACGAGGCGGTGCGCACGGGCGCGCCGGTGTGGCTGGAGAGCGCGGACGAGGTGCGCACGCGCTACCCGCGGCTGGCGCCGCTGGTGGCGTCGGGGCGGATGCGCTCGCTGGTGCTGCTGCCGCTGTACGTGGAGGGGCGCATCTTCGGGACGCTAGGCTTCGGCTTCGCGGAGGCGAAGCGGTTCTCCGCGCTGGAGCGGACGTCCATCACCGGGCTGGCGCGGCAGTGTGGCCAGGCGCTGGAGCGCTCTCGGCTGTACGAGCGCGAGCGCACCGCGCGGCTCCAGGCGGAGGCCGCGGGGCGGAGGCTGCGGCTGCTGGCGGATGCGAGCGCGCTGGTGGCGGGCTCGCTGGAGTGGGAGGAGACGGTGGCCGGCGTGGCGCGGCTGGCGCTGGGCACCTTCGCGGATGGGTGCACGGTGGACTCGTTCGAGGACGGCGTGGTGCGCCGGCTGGCGGTGCTGCACGCGGACGCCGCGCTGGCGCCGGGGGCGCTGGAGCTGATGCGCGCGGCGCCCGAGGCCCCGCACTCCACGCTGCTGGCGGAGGTGCTGGCCACCGGGCGCTCTCGGATGATGACGCGTGCTTCCGTGCAGGAGCCGAAGGCGCGCGCGGCGGGCGCGGAGCGGGCCTGGTCCGGTGAGGTGGGGCGTGCTCCGGGGGTAGAGGAGGCATGGCCGGGTGAGGTGGGGCGTGCGCCGGGGGCTGAGGCGGCGCGGCCGGTTGAGGTGGTACGTGCGCCGGGGGCTGAGGCGGCGCGGCCGGTTGAGGTGGTACGTGCGCCGGGAGCTGAGGCGGAGCGGGCCTGGTCCGGTGAGGTGGGGCGTGCTCCCGGCGTGGAGCAGCCCCAGGCCGGTGGGTCGACGCACGCTCCCGGCAGCGGAGAGGGCAGCACGGGTGAGGCGGCGCATCCCCGGGCTGTGGGCTCGCTCCTGCTGACGCCGCTGGTGGCACGCCAGCGCACGCTGGGAGCGCTCACCTTCGTTCGGGGCGAGGAGCAGCCGCCCTTCGACGACGCGGACCTGGCGCTGGGCGAGGAGCTGGCGGGGCGCGCCGCGCTGGCCATCGACAATGCGCGCCTGCTTCGCAAGGCCCGGGTGGCGGAGGAGGAGAGCCGGCGCAGCGCCGCGCGGCTCCACATCCTGGTGCAGGTCAGCCAGCTCATCGCGGAGGCGGGGCTGGACCTGCCCACCGTGCTGGACGTGCTGGCGCGCAAGGTGTCCGAGGCCATCGGCGACGCGTGCGTGCTGCAGCTCCTCTCGGCGGACCGGGAGCATCTGGAGGTCGTGTCCATCCACCACCCGGACCCGCAGGCGCGCGGCGTGCTGGAGGAGTCGCTGTGGCGCTGCCCGCCCCAGGTGGGCGAGGGGCTGTCGGGCCGCGTGGCCGCCACGGGGCAGACGCTCTTCGTGCCCCGCCTGACGGCGCAGGAGCTGCACGGCGAGCGGCTGCCGGAGTGCGTCTCCTTCCTGGAGCGGTACGGCCCCCAGAGCGTCATCATCGCGCCGCTGGGTGCTCGAGGCCGGGTGCTGGGGACGCTCGCGGTGATGCGCGAGGCGCAGGGGCGCGAGTACACGCTGGAGGAGCGCGCGCTGCTGGAGAGCCTGGCGGCCCGGGCGGCGCTGGCCATCGAAGACGCGCGGCTGTACGGCGCGGCGACCCAGGCCGTGAGGGCACGGGACGAGCTGCTGTCCGTGGCCGGCCACGAGCTGAAGTCCCCCCTCAACGCGCTCCAGCTTCAAATCCACCTGCTGGCGCGCATGGCCAAGGAGGCGATGGCGGCCAGCGGCCTGGCGGAGCGGGCGGAGAAGGCCGCGCGCGCGAGCCAGCGGCTGGGGCTGCTCATCGACGACCTGCTGGACGTGTCGCGCATCAGCGCAGGACGCCTGAGCCTCCAGTGCGAGGAGGTGGACCTGTCCGCCCTGGCGCGCGAGCTGGTGTCGCGCATGTCCGAGGAGCTGGTCCGCGCGGGCAGCGAGGTGCGGATGTCGCTGGACGGGCCGGTGACGGGACACTGGGACCGGCTGCGGCTGGAGCAGGTGCTGGTGAACCTGCTCTCCAACGCGGCGAAGTACGGCGCGGGCCGCCCGGTCATGGTGTCGGTGGACACGCAGGGCCCGGTGGCGCGGCTCGTCGTGCGGGACGAGGGCATCGGCGTGCCCCCGGAGGACCAGGAGCGCATCTTCGAGCGCTTCGAGCGCTCGGCCTCGGTGCAGCACTTCAAGGGGCTGGGGCTGGGGCTCTGGATTACCAAGCGCATCGTCGAGGCCCACGGCGGCTCCATCCGCGTGGAGAGCCAGCCGGGGGCGGGCTCCACCTTCACCGTGGAGCTGCCGCTCGGGGGCGGCCGGATATCTTCACCCAGGGATTGA
- a CDS encoding TetR/AcrR family transcriptional regulator, producing the protein MPRPKGSRNQDHEETRRSILRALQRRLLSPGGATASFRELAASAGLNPATLRHYFKTREELLQAVFAALREVGERFIAEGATADKGDARASLRWFLEYFQEGWSRGLGPMHTLGLTAGLLDPSVGASYLNQVLDPTLQSAEARIALHVAKGELAPCDVRHAALQLVSPFMFALLHQHGLEGARCRPLGLAGFLDDHLEWFLRSHAVQGARPAKPLAVKKQGARPVRRTRT; encoded by the coding sequence ATGCCGAGGCCCAAGGGGAGCCGCAACCAGGACCATGAGGAGACCCGGCGCTCCATCCTGCGCGCGCTGCAGCGGCGGCTGCTGAGCCCAGGAGGCGCGACGGCCAGCTTCCGGGAGCTGGCGGCCAGCGCCGGGCTCAACCCCGCGACGCTGCGGCACTACTTCAAGACGCGCGAGGAGCTGCTCCAGGCCGTCTTCGCCGCCCTGCGCGAGGTGGGGGAGCGCTTCATCGCCGAGGGCGCCACCGCCGACAAAGGGGACGCTCGCGCCTCGCTGCGCTGGTTCCTGGAGTACTTCCAGGAGGGCTGGTCCCGCGGCCTCGGCCCCATGCACACCCTGGGGCTGACGGCCGGCCTCCTGGACCCGAGTGTGGGCGCGTCCTACCTCAACCAGGTGCTGGACCCGACCCTCCAGTCCGCGGAGGCGCGCATCGCCCTGCACGTGGCGAAGGGCGAGCTGGCCCCCTGCGACGTCCGCCACGCGGCCCTGCAGCTGGTGTCGCCCTTCATGTTCGCCCTGCTCCACCAGCACGGGTTGGAGGGGGCGCGGTGCCGCCCGCTCGGGCTGGCGGGGTTCCTCGACGACCACCTGGAGTGGTTCCTGCGGTCCCATGCCGTGCAGGGGGCCCGGCCCGCGAAGCCGCTCGCTGTGAAGAAGCAGGGCGCACGGCCGGTGCGGCGCACCCGCACCTAG
- a CDS encoding TonB-dependent receptor gives MLLALLALWLAPAGALAADADAGTSDAGTGVLTRPPALKRQVEAPYPPEALQQQLSGTVVLQVDISDTGTVTDVQVLEPAGHGFDEAAVAAVRQFEFEPAEVDGVPAPVRINYAYQFVWREAPPAEAPSDGGVAQAPVNFSGQALERGTRRPLEGADVALPALGLSAVTDAEGRFSLRGVPPGTHEVVVVLTGYQRFETKETVAEGQETRATYYVRKRIFSPFETVVRSERERKEVTRTTLQVAEVQRVPGTQGDTLKVVQNLPGVARPAFNGGDIIIRGTGPQQSGVYLDGVRIPLLYHFGGLNSVYNSDLLESLDYLPGNFPAAYGNAIGGVIDVKSRAPRDDRFGGTASVSLIEANAVLELPVSKDVSVAVAGRRSYVDAVLGLAPEEVTDGFRVAPRYYDAQARVEWRVSSRHTVDFLTLTSDDQLGLVSERPDDDDPAASGEFKLRTGFTQLRLRHRYRGDKLRLDTIGMYGWGIVLVNPPGPGGIDLRYREGTLRTTAEYPLSDAVTLAGGLDISAQRARLSSESSTTPSREGQPELPDAVQTRTRVESKRALQYYPATWVEARLKPVPQLLLVPGLRSESYVYSDQEDPRRVLSPRLAARYTLSEQWALKGGAGLYHVFPTRGEPTRELGNPELLAERSLQTSLGAEWKPSQEWFVSAEGFYNRLSQLVVGSSRTVERGGQPVPERLNNDGRGNVYGAELLVRRALTDRLFGWLAYTVSRSERVDRPGAASRLFDNDQTHVLTLVGSYKLPGGWEVGARFRYASGNPTTPVVGSVRDDVADIYVPFFGATNSERLPAFHQLDVRVDKTWVYERWSLNLFLDLTNAYNRAAFEGVTYSYNYSQREYFRGLPILPVLGVKGSF, from the coding sequence GTGCTCCTGGCCCTGCTGGCGCTGTGGCTCGCACCGGCGGGGGCCCTGGCGGCGGACGCGGACGCGGGCACCTCCGACGCGGGCACCGGCGTGCTCACCCGGCCCCCGGCGCTGAAGCGCCAGGTGGAGGCCCCCTATCCCCCCGAGGCGCTCCAGCAGCAGCTGTCCGGGACGGTGGTCCTCCAGGTGGACATCTCCGACACCGGCACCGTCACGGACGTCCAGGTGCTGGAGCCCGCGGGGCACGGCTTCGACGAGGCCGCCGTCGCGGCGGTGCGCCAGTTCGAGTTCGAGCCGGCCGAGGTGGACGGCGTGCCCGCCCCGGTGCGCATCAACTATGCGTACCAGTTCGTCTGGCGCGAGGCGCCCCCGGCCGAGGCGCCGTCGGACGGAGGCGTTGCGCAGGCGCCGGTCAACTTCAGCGGACAGGCGCTGGAGCGGGGCACCCGCAGGCCGCTGGAGGGCGCGGACGTGGCGCTGCCCGCGCTGGGGCTGTCGGCGGTGACGGACGCGGAAGGGCGCTTCTCGCTGCGCGGGGTGCCGCCGGGGACTCACGAGGTGGTGGTGGTGCTCACCGGCTACCAGCGCTTCGAGACGAAGGAGACGGTGGCGGAGGGACAGGAGACTCGCGCCACGTACTACGTCCGCAAGCGCATCTTCAGCCCCTTCGAGACGGTGGTGCGCAGCGAGCGCGAGCGCAAGGAGGTGACGCGCACCACGCTGCAGGTGGCCGAGGTGCAGCGCGTGCCCGGCACCCAGGGCGACACGCTGAAGGTGGTGCAGAACCTGCCCGGCGTCGCGCGCCCGGCCTTCAACGGCGGCGACATCATCATCCGCGGCACGGGCCCGCAGCAGTCCGGCGTCTACCTGGACGGGGTGCGCATCCCCCTGCTGTATCACTTCGGTGGCCTCAACAGCGTCTACAACTCCGACCTGCTGGAGTCGCTGGACTACCTGCCCGGCAACTTCCCGGCCGCGTACGGCAATGCGATTGGCGGCGTCATCGACGTGAAGAGCCGCGCGCCTCGCGACGACCGCTTCGGCGGTACCGCGTCGGTGAGCCTCATCGAGGCGAACGCGGTGCTGGAGCTGCCGGTGTCGAAGGACGTGAGCGTGGCGGTGGCGGGCCGGCGCAGCTACGTGGACGCGGTGCTGGGGCTGGCGCCCGAGGAGGTCACGGACGGCTTCCGCGTGGCGCCCCGCTACTACGACGCGCAGGCCCGCGTGGAGTGGCGCGTGTCGTCCCGGCACACGGTGGACTTCCTCACGCTCACCTCGGATGACCAGCTGGGGCTCGTCTCCGAGCGGCCGGACGATGACGACCCGGCTGCCTCTGGCGAGTTCAAGCTGCGCACCGGCTTCACCCAGCTGCGGCTGCGCCACCGCTACCGGGGCGACAAGCTCCGCCTGGACACGATTGGCATGTACGGCTGGGGCATCGTCCTGGTGAACCCGCCAGGGCCCGGTGGCATCGACCTGCGCTACCGCGAGGGGACGCTGCGCACCACCGCCGAGTACCCGCTGTCCGACGCGGTGACGCTGGCGGGCGGCCTGGACATCTCCGCCCAGCGCGCGCGGCTGTCCTCCGAGTCGTCCACCACGCCGTCCCGCGAGGGCCAGCCCGAGCTGCCCGACGCAGTGCAGACGCGCACGCGCGTGGAGAGCAAGCGCGCGCTCCAGTACTACCCGGCCACCTGGGTGGAGGCGCGGCTGAAGCCGGTGCCGCAGTTGCTGCTGGTGCCAGGGCTGCGCTCGGAGTCGTACGTGTACTCGGACCAGGAGGACCCGCGCCGGGTGCTGAGTCCGCGACTGGCCGCGCGCTACACGCTCAGCGAGCAGTGGGCCCTCAAGGGCGGCGCGGGCCTGTACCACGTGTTCCCCACGCGCGGAGAGCCCACTCGCGAGCTGGGCAACCCGGAGCTGCTCGCCGAGCGCAGCCTGCAGACGAGCCTGGGCGCGGAGTGGAAGCCGTCGCAGGAGTGGTTCGTGTCGGCGGAGGGCTTCTACAACCGGCTCAGCCAGCTCGTCGTCGGCTCCAGCCGCACGGTGGAGCGGGGCGGGCAGCCGGTGCCCGAGCGGCTCAACAACGACGGGCGCGGCAACGTGTACGGCGCGGAGTTGCTGGTGCGGCGCGCGCTGACGGACAGGCTGTTCGGGTGGCTGGCGTACACGGTGAGCCGCTCGGAGCGCGTGGACCGGCCCGGCGCGGCGTCACGGTTGTTCGACAACGACCAGACGCACGTGCTGACGCTGGTGGGCTCGTACAAGCTGCCGGGCGGCTGGGAGGTGGGGGCGCGCTTCCGCTACGCGTCGGGCAACCCGACGACGCCCGTGGTGGGCTCGGTGCGCGATGACGTGGCCGACATCTACGTGCCCTTCTTCGGCGCCACCAACAGCGAGCGGCTGCCGGCGTTCCACCAGCTCGACGTGCGCGTGGACAAGACGTGGGTCTACGAGCGGTGGAGCCTCAACCTCTTCCTCGACCTGACCAACGCGTACAACCGCGCGGCCTTCGAGGGCGTCACCTACAGCTACAACTACAGCCAGCGGGAGTACTTCCGCGGGCTGCCCATCCTGCCCGTGCTGGGCGTCAAGGGGAGCTTCTAG
- a CDS encoding MotA/TolQ/ExbB proton channel family protein, with amino-acid sequence MQSSVFVLGQMAPGAEGLGWLSSKLLGVTLTSAEWVLWILVVLSVLSIAIMLERTVYFARNRLPDSEGLAVRLARGDFDAARKAVEGRSGMEAAVVREALASTPQGADTVEQVIASTMARERPQYERFLSFLGTLGNNAPFIGLFGTVLGIIKAFNDLGKMGGKGAAIQQTVMAGISEALVATAVGLAVAIPAVVAFNIFNRQLKTLTSRANALGHALVGSLRAEAR; translated from the coding sequence ATGCAGTCGTCAGTCTTTGTGCTCGGACAGATGGCCCCGGGCGCGGAAGGCCTGGGGTGGTTGAGCAGCAAGCTGCTCGGCGTGACGCTCACCTCCGCCGAGTGGGTGCTGTGGATTCTCGTCGTCCTCTCGGTGCTCTCCATCGCCATCATGCTGGAGCGGACGGTGTACTTCGCCCGCAACCGGCTGCCGGACTCGGAAGGGCTCGCGGTGCGCCTGGCGCGCGGCGACTTCGACGCGGCCCGCAAGGCGGTGGAAGGCAGGAGCGGCATGGAAGCCGCCGTCGTGCGCGAGGCGCTGGCATCCACCCCGCAGGGCGCGGACACCGTGGAGCAGGTGATTGCCTCCACCATGGCGCGCGAGCGTCCGCAGTACGAGCGCTTCCTGTCGTTCCTCGGCACCCTGGGCAACAACGCTCCGTTCATCGGCCTGTTCGGCACGGTGCTCGGCATCATCAAGGCCTTCAACGACCTGGGGAAGATGGGCGGCAAGGGCGCGGCGATTCAACAGACGGTCATGGCCGGCATCTCCGAGGCGCTGGTGGCCACGGCCGTGGGCCTCGCGGTGGCGATTCCGGCGGTGGTGGCCTTCAACATCTTCAACCGCCAGCTCAAGACGCTCACCAGCCGCGCCAATGCGCTGGGCCATGCGCTCGTGGGCAGCCTGCGCGCGGAGGCTCGTTAG
- a CDS encoding ExbD/TolR family protein, which translates to MAGSAQDNEEEITGINVTPLVDIVLVLLIIFMVTANFIVRETVEVDLPRAANGGETVQGLVNVVLDKDGKLFFDGTELSEAELSAKVAEQVAKDKDTRAIISADQSIPYGRVMKLIDVVKGQGIAKFALNIEKDVAPTAPRG; encoded by the coding sequence ATGGCCGGTAGCGCGCAGGACAACGAAGAGGAAATCACCGGTATCAACGTCACGCCGCTGGTGGACATCGTGCTGGTGCTGCTCATCATCTTCATGGTGACCGCCAACTTCATCGTCCGCGAGACGGTGGAGGTGGACCTGCCCCGCGCCGCCAACGGGGGCGAAACCGTGCAGGGCCTGGTCAACGTGGTGCTCGACAAGGACGGCAAGCTCTTCTTCGACGGCACCGAACTGAGCGAGGCGGAGCTGTCCGCGAAGGTCGCCGAGCAGGTGGCCAAGGACAAGGACACCCGCGCCATCATCAGCGCCGACCAGTCCATTCCCTACGGCCGCGTCATGAAGCTCATCGACGTGGTGAAGGGCCAGGGCATCGCGAAGTTCGCCCTCAATATCGAAAAGGACGTCGCGCCCACCGCGCCGCGGGGCTGA
- a CDS encoding energy transducer TonB, translating into MSEMVLDDRAWEPPRRGGNGLLVGFVVGSLTLHGLGLAMLHLRPAERPTVQRPVELVMVEVRKPPPPPPVVEEPKPEPPPPPKVRVKPPPIKVAEAPKPLPPPPVDAPPPPNETPPPAAKPAPLVVGMTMSSTTSAGSFAAPVGNTLYGRTADKAKAPQEVKAYSAPKYTPIYQVDREPQLANEVKIPYPDEARRAGIEGTVTLSITVDLDGKVVAAKVLNGPGHGLNEAARNAILRFRFRPALKAGEPVSTEMKYSYTFLLD; encoded by the coding sequence ATGAGTGAGATGGTGCTCGACGACAGGGCGTGGGAGCCGCCCAGGCGCGGTGGCAACGGGCTGCTGGTGGGCTTCGTGGTCGGCTCGCTCACGCTGCACGGGCTGGGACTGGCGATGCTGCACCTGCGACCCGCGGAGCGACCCACGGTGCAGCGACCGGTGGAGCTCGTCATGGTGGAGGTGCGGAAGCCGCCTCCGCCGCCGCCCGTGGTGGAGGAGCCGAAGCCCGAGCCGCCTCCGCCGCCCAAGGTGCGCGTGAAGCCTCCTCCCATCAAGGTGGCCGAGGCGCCCAAGCCGCTGCCGCCTCCGCCGGTGGACGCGCCACCTCCGCCCAATGAGACGCCTCCGCCGGCCGCGAAGCCGGCGCCACTGGTGGTGGGCATGACGATGTCCTCCACCACCAGCGCGGGCAGCTTCGCGGCGCCGGTGGGCAACACGCTCTATGGCCGCACGGCGGACAAGGCGAAGGCGCCCCAGGAGGTGAAGGCGTACAGCGCGCCGAAGTACACGCCCATCTACCAGGTGGACCGGGAGCCCCAGCTGGCCAACGAGGTGAAGATTCCCTACCCGGACGAGGCGCGCCGGGCAGGCATCGAGGGCACGGTGACGCTGTCCATCACCGTGGACCTGGACGGGAAGGTGGTGGCCGCCAAGGTGCTCAATGGGCCCGGCCATGGCCTCAACGAGGCGGCGCGCAACGCCATCCTCCGCTTCCGCTTCCGTCCCGCCCTCAAGGCCGGTGAGCCCGTCTCCACGGAGATGAAGTACTCCTACACGTTCCTGCTCGACTGA